In Nitrospirota bacterium, a single window of DNA contains:
- a CDS encoding DUF423 domain-containing protein, whose product MISRSLSQRFLVLGTVFAGSAVAAGAFGAHALKEILDAHSLQVFDTATRYQMYHAFGLCIVSWAIDRYPEQRLEQTGWLFTLGILLFSGSLYVVALAGIRWMGAVTPIGGLAFLAGWVLFGWRIWRDACITRSAN is encoded by the coding sequence ATGATCAGTCGGTCGCTCTCTCAACGTTTTCTGGTACTGGGAACGGTCTTCGCCGGATCTGCTGTAGCCGCAGGCGCCTTTGGCGCCCATGCACTCAAAGAGATTCTGGACGCACACAGCCTGCAAGTATTCGATACCGCCACCCGCTATCAAATGTATCATGCCTTTGGGCTTTGTATAGTGTCTTGGGCAATTGATCGCTACCCGGAACAGCGACTTGAGCAGACAGGATGGCTCTTTACCCTCGGGATTCTTCTTTTTTCAGGCAGTCTGTATGTCGTGGCTCTGGCAGGGATACGATGGATGGGAGCTGTGACCCCGATCGGCGGGTTGGCATTCTTGGCAGGTTGGGTTCTTTTTGGTTGGAGAATCTGGCGGGATGCTTGTATCACGAGGTCTGCAAATTAG